One stretch of Paenibacillus sp. FSL R5-0341 DNA includes these proteins:
- a CDS encoding PadR family transcriptional regulator: MDVQVINSDLIRGNIDPIILSVLIPADNYGYSIIKEIYRKSGEQFELKEPTLYSSLKRLEKGGYVESYWGEETQGGRRKYYRITVQGLEAYREQVLAWQAAKTLIDCMIVFEEKGEENL, translated from the coding sequence ATGGATGTGCAAGTGATTAACAGTGATCTGATTCGGGGCAATATTGACCCGATCATTCTGAGTGTACTAATACCCGCGGATAACTATGGCTACAGCATTATTAAGGAAATCTATCGCAAGAGCGGAGAGCAATTTGAACTGAAGGAACCTACGCTTTATTCCAGTTTGAAGAGGCTGGAGAAGGGTGGATATGTGGAATCCTACTGGGGGGAAGAAACACAGGGAGGACGACGCAAATATTACCGAATAACAGTGCAAGGTCTTGAAGCATATAGAGAACAGGTTCTAGCTTGGCAGGCAGCCAAGACGCTGATTGATTGCATGATTGTATTCGAGGAAAAAGGAGAGGAAAACCTATGA
- a CDS encoding glycoside hydrolase family 6 protein translates to MKTKLKTKSRGKKILRKGVKQIMAATLLAAGIFPGLSPGLTQAAEAHVDNPFVGATAYLNQDYSALVDTSIALTNDTSLKAKMETVKSYPTAVWIDRIAAIYGGPDNAGRKSVEQHLDAVLAQKKPGTPITASFVIYNLPGRDCHALASNGELPLTQAALQTYKTDYIDVIADIFADPKYQDIRIVAIIEPDSLPNLVTNLSTPACAQASSTGIYEDGVKYALDKLHAIPNVYNYLDIGHSGWLGWDNNRTGAIALYTDVVNDTAAGLQSADGFITNTANTTPTHEPNLPNPDLNIGGQPIRSSDYYEWNPYFDETDFTAALYSGFVQAGWPSSTGFLIDTSRNGWGGVNRPTSATGSNINAYVNSGRVDKRDHRGNWCNNSGAGIGEAPKAAPGPAHLDAYVWVKPPGESDGSSSEIPNNEGKGFDRMCDPTFITRDGVLTGALANAPVSGHWFHDQFVTLVKNSFPVLPASNGGGNPPGGTTAPAAPALLTASAGNAQVSLTWTASTGATSYSVKRALSASGPFTTIAANVSGTSYSNTGLINGTTYYYVVTATNAVGESVNSATATATPVAGVTAPAAPTALTATAGNAQVSLTWTASAGATSYNVKRALTASGPFTTIAANVSGTSYTNTSLTNGTTYHYVVSAVNTAGQSANSAVASATPQSVVVPTSDLVLQYRAGDTNAQDSQIKPYFNIKNLGSTAVNLSDLKIRYYFSKEGSAAMDSAIDYAQVGGANIQRTFTDSYVELSFTSGAGSIQAGGQTGDIQLRMYKTDWSNFDETNDYSFDPTKTSYQDWNKVTLYQGGNLVWGIEP, encoded by the coding sequence ATGAAGACTAAATTGAAAACCAAATCGAGAGGTAAGAAGATCCTGCGTAAAGGTGTAAAGCAAATAATGGCAGCAACGCTGCTCGCGGCGGGGATTTTCCCTGGATTGTCTCCAGGCTTGACTCAGGCGGCTGAAGCACATGTGGATAATCCATTTGTAGGGGCAACCGCTTATCTAAACCAGGATTACTCCGCTCTCGTGGATACGTCCATTGCGCTGACCAACGATACATCGCTGAAAGCCAAGATGGAGACGGTTAAATCGTATCCAACAGCCGTATGGATTGACCGTATTGCTGCGATCTATGGCGGCCCGGACAACGCTGGTCGCAAAAGCGTAGAGCAACATCTCGATGCCGTTCTCGCGCAAAAGAAACCGGGTACACCCATAACCGCTTCATTCGTTATCTATAACCTGCCTGGTAGGGATTGTCATGCACTCGCATCCAACGGTGAACTTCCACTAACACAGGCTGCACTACAGACGTACAAAACAGATTACATTGATGTGATCGCAGATATCTTCGCGGACCCGAAATACCAGGATATTCGCATTGTGGCGATTATTGAACCGGACAGTCTGCCTAACCTGGTAACCAACCTGAGTACTCCAGCTTGTGCGCAAGCCAGCTCAACAGGCATCTATGAAGATGGGGTCAAGTATGCATTGGACAAGCTGCATGCCATTCCAAATGTGTACAACTATCTGGATATCGGCCACTCGGGCTGGCTCGGATGGGACAACAACCGTACTGGTGCGATTGCCCTGTACACTGACGTAGTAAATGATACTGCGGCAGGTCTGCAAAGTGCAGATGGTTTTATCACCAACACTGCCAATACCACGCCTACGCATGAACCGAATCTGCCTAATCCGGATTTGAATATCGGTGGACAACCGATCAGATCTTCCGATTATTATGAATGGAACCCGTACTTTGACGAGACGGACTTCACTGCAGCACTCTATTCCGGATTTGTACAAGCAGGATGGCCGAGCAGCACGGGCTTCTTGATCGATACCAGCCGTAATGGATGGGGCGGGGTGAACCGTCCAACATCAGCGACAGGAAGTAATATCAATGCCTATGTGAATTCTGGACGGGTTGATAAACGGGATCATCGTGGCAACTGGTGTAACAACAGTGGGGCAGGTATTGGTGAAGCACCTAAGGCTGCACCGGGACCCGCACATCTGGATGCTTATGTATGGGTGAAACCTCCGGGTGAATCCGATGGCTCCAGCTCCGAGATTCCGAACAACGAAGGTAAAGGTTTCGACCGGATGTGTGATCCAACCTTCATAACTCGGGATGGCGTATTAACAGGTGCACTCGCGAATGCTCCGGTATCCGGTCACTGGTTCCACGATCAATTCGTGACACTGGTGAAGAACTCGTTCCCTGTCCTGCCTGCTAGTAACGGTGGAGGCAATCCTCCGGGCGGAACAACAGCTCCGGCAGCACCAGCGCTATTGACGGCTTCTGCTGGTAACGCTCAGGTCTCCTTGACGTGGACTGCTTCCACAGGAGCAACGAGTTACAGTGTGAAGCGGGCACTCAGTGCATCTGGTCCATTCACAACGATTGCTGCCAATGTAAGTGGAACATCTTACAGCAATACAGGACTGATCAATGGCACAACCTATTATTATGTGGTAACGGCTACGAATGCAGTAGGTGAAAGTGTTAACTCTGCAACAGCAACAGCTACACCGGTTGCAGGTGTGACGGCGCCAGCTGCACCGACTGCTCTTACAGCAACAGCAGGCAATGCTCAGGTGAGCCTGACGTGGACTGCTTCAGCAGGTGCGACAAGCTATAATGTGAAACGTGCGCTGACTGCATCCGGCCCGTTCACAACGATCGCGGCGAATGTGAGTGGCACATCTTACACGAACACTTCCCTGACGAACGGCACAACGTATCACTATGTGGTAAGTGCAGTGAATACAGCAGGGCAAAGTGCCAATTCCGCTGTAGCTTCCGCAACACCTCAAAGTGTCGTTGTACCGACCAGTGATCTTGTCCTGCAATACCGTGCTGGAGATACCAATGCGCAAGATAGCCAGATCAAACCGTATTTCAACATCAAAAATCTGGGCAGTACTGCTGTGAATCTGAGTGATCTGAAGATCCGGTATTACTTCTCCAAAGAAGGATCGGCTGCGATGGATTCTGCCATCGATTACGCTCAAGTTGGCGGAGCCAATATCCAGCGTACCTTCACAGACTCGTATGTGGAGCTGAGCTTCACATCTGGCGCTGGTAGCATTCAAGCTGGTGGACAGACGGGAGACATCCAGCTTCGCATGTACAAAACAGACTGGTCCAACTTTGACGAGACGAACGACTACTCCTTTGATCCAACCAAAACATCCTATCAGGATTGGAACAAGGTAACGCTCTACCAAGGTGGAAACCTGGTATGGGGTATTGAGCCTTAA
- a CDS encoding Type 1 glutamine amidotransferase-like domain-containing protein, with translation MKKIFLSSSFEESASLFGAFEKELTGRTVTFIPTAAMPEDYNDYVQAGRQALEGWGLVVEELEISTASPQEIESTLQRNDMIYVTGGNTFFLLQELKKSGTDLLIQAHIQAGKIYIGESAGSIILSPNIEYVKEMDDRKFAPDLESYCALNVIDFYPVPHYGCFPFVESTGKVLQEYQSELPLVPITNVQAIVVEGDQFRIVGA, from the coding sequence ATGAAAAAAATATTTCTGTCTTCATCTTTTGAAGAGTCAGCAAGCTTGTTTGGTGCGTTCGAGAAAGAATTAACGGGGAGAACGGTCACATTTATTCCTACAGCGGCTATGCCAGAAGATTACAATGATTATGTGCAGGCTGGCCGACAAGCCCTTGAGGGATGGGGATTGGTGGTGGAGGAGCTGGAGATATCAACAGCCTCACCTCAAGAAATAGAGAGCACGTTACAGCGAAACGATATGATATATGTGACAGGTGGCAATACATTTTTCCTGCTTCAAGAACTTAAAAAAAGCGGGACGGATCTACTGATTCAAGCGCATATTCAGGCCGGGAAGATCTACATTGGAGAGTCAGCAGGTTCAATAATCTTATCCCCCAATATTGAATATGTGAAAGAAATGGATGATCGTAAGTTTGCTCCAGATCTTGAAAGTTATTGTGCATTGAATGTTATCGACTTTTATCCGGTCCCGCACTATGGATGCTTTCCTTTTGTGGAATCCACTGGAAAAGTTCTTCAAGAGTATCAGTCAGAGCTGCCTCTAGTACCTATTACGAATGTACAAGCTATTGTTGTGGAAGGCGATCAATTTCGGATTGTTGGAGCTTAG
- a CDS encoding alpha-glucosidase/alpha-galactosidase, whose amino-acid sequence MSFKVAFIGAGSIGFTRGLLRDLLTVPEFNNIEIAFCDISQHNLDMVTELCQRDIRENGLNIQIQPTTDRKEALKDAKYVLCTIRVGGLEAFATDVDIPLKYGVDQCVGDTLCAGGIMYGQRGIAEMLDICKDIREQSAPDVLLLNYSNPMAMLTWACNKYGGVRTIGLCHGVQHGHHQIAEAFGLNKSEVDIVCAGINHQTWYIQASHEGKDLTGDLLEAFEKHPEYSRTEKVRIDMLRRFGYYSTESNGHLSEYVPWYRKRPEEINDWIDLGNWINGETGGYLRVCTEGRNWFETDFPNWMKDEPMQFIPEKRGEEHGSYIIEGLETGRVYRGHFNTVNNGVISNLPDDAIIEAPGYVDRNGISMPHVGDLPLGPAAVCNVSISVQRLAVEAAVKGDDKLLRQAFMMDPLVGAVCNPKEIWQMVDEMLVAQAQWLPQYGDAIAAAEARLAAGNLIPTKEYEGAARLKVKTVEEMQQDRDAANKNAGESDKGKDREKVQQ is encoded by the coding sequence ATGTCTTTTAAAGTGGCGTTTATCGGGGCAGGAAGTATCGGATTTACACGGGGATTGTTAAGGGATTTGCTCACGGTACCCGAGTTTAACAACATTGAAATTGCGTTCTGTGATATTAGCCAGCACAATCTGGACATGGTGACTGAGCTGTGTCAGCGGGATATCCGTGAGAATGGATTGAATATTCAGATTCAGCCGACAACAGATCGTAAAGAAGCGTTGAAAGATGCGAAGTATGTGCTGTGTACGATTCGTGTCGGGGGACTGGAAGCATTTGCAACCGATGTGGACATTCCACTGAAATATGGGGTAGACCAATGTGTCGGCGATACGCTGTGTGCAGGTGGCATTATGTATGGACAACGGGGAATCGCCGAGATGCTGGATATCTGTAAAGATATTCGTGAACAGAGCGCACCGGATGTGCTGCTCTTGAACTATTCCAATCCGATGGCGATGCTGACATGGGCTTGCAACAAGTACGGCGGTGTACGGACAATCGGACTGTGTCATGGCGTACAGCATGGTCATCATCAGATTGCGGAAGCTTTTGGTTTGAATAAGAGTGAAGTGGATATTGTCTGTGCCGGCATCAACCATCAGACCTGGTATATCCAGGCTTCTCATGAGGGCAAAGACCTTACAGGTGATCTGCTCGAAGCCTTCGAGAAACATCCGGAGTACAGCCGCACTGAGAAAGTGCGGATCGATATGCTGCGCCGCTTCGGATACTACAGTACGGAATCGAATGGTCATCTGAGTGAATATGTGCCATGGTACCGCAAACGTCCGGAAGAGATCAACGACTGGATCGACCTCGGCAACTGGATCAATGGAGAGACGGGTGGATATTTGCGTGTGTGTACCGAGGGGCGCAACTGGTTCGAGACTGATTTTCCAAACTGGATGAAGGATGAACCGATGCAATTCATTCCGGAAAAACGAGGCGAGGAGCACGGTTCATACATTATTGAAGGGCTGGAGACGGGACGTGTCTATCGCGGACATTTCAATACCGTTAACAATGGAGTCATCTCTAACCTGCCGGACGATGCAATCATAGAAGCACCGGGATATGTGGATCGCAATGGCATCTCCATGCCGCATGTAGGCGATCTGCCACTTGGACCAGCCGCGGTATGTAATGTGAGCATTTCCGTGCAACGTCTTGCCGTTGAAGCAGCGGTGAAAGGAGACGACAAGTTACTTCGTCAGGCGTTCATGATGGACCCGCTCGTGGGTGCCGTATGTAATCCGAAAGAGATCTGGCAGATGGTCGACGAGATGCTAGTTGCACAGGCCCAGTGGTTGCCACAGTATGGTGATGCTATCGCTGCCGCAGAAGCGAGACTCGCTGCTGGAAATCTTATTCCAACGAAGGAATATGAAGGTGCTGCGCGTCTCAAGGTGAAAACCGTTGAAGAGATGCAGCAGGATCGCGATGCTGCCAACAAAAATGCGGGAGAATCCGATAAAGGGAAAGATCGCGAGAAAGTGCAGCAATAG
- a CDS encoding AraC family transcriptional regulator, whose product MSITKRWTGSLYQEALRTEDCGPRFYAYYYKQWDNYRMSYHHHDSMEIMYIISGMCRVDVRMPDGSSEQSVLKKGQFIMLDADVPHRLLVEDGVPCRMLNVEFGFSGSPPGQLSIRQLALEEEEVHTLLTNASPYLVLPDPEEVYHIMKSLVLELDQRGLMEQGRTPTPMRIIPPEERSYHREARDLSSPEQGILVRTLFIQLLVRVARLRGEMSRSASDQAELYVKRTIEFMHHNMDRNIQMKDIAAAVNLHPGYLHRIFRQHTQRTPTDYLTMLRMEKAKMLLQQTNIPISEISDYVGVGSRQYFHMLFKKYTGRTPVEYRSSMERHVSQYPPDE is encoded by the coding sequence ATGAGCATCACGAAGCGCTGGACAGGAAGCCTGTATCAGGAGGCATTGCGAACAGAGGACTGCGGGCCACGTTTCTACGCGTACTATTACAAGCAGTGGGACAACTACCGTATGTCCTATCACCATCATGATTCCATGGAGATCATGTATATTATTTCGGGAATGTGCCGGGTTGATGTGCGGATGCCGGATGGGAGCTCAGAGCAGAGCGTTTTGAAAAAAGGGCAGTTCATTATGCTCGATGCAGATGTTCCGCACCGATTGCTGGTGGAAGATGGTGTCCCTTGCCGGATGCTCAATGTGGAGTTTGGATTCTCAGGCTCACCTCCCGGACAGTTATCCATCCGTCAGCTCGCGTTGGAAGAGGAAGAAGTCCATACTTTACTCACTAATGCTTCGCCATATCTGGTACTGCCTGACCCGGAAGAAGTGTATCACATTATGAAAAGTCTGGTACTGGAACTCGATCAGCGTGGTCTGATGGAGCAAGGAAGAACGCCCACACCAATGAGGATTATTCCACCAGAGGAAAGGTCGTATCATCGCGAAGCCAGGGATCTCTCGTCACCGGAACAGGGAATACTGGTGCGTACATTGTTCATCCAATTGCTGGTCCGTGTTGCGCGTTTGCGAGGAGAAATGAGCCGAAGTGCATCAGATCAGGCGGAGCTGTATGTCAAACGAACCATTGAATTCATGCATCACAATATGGATCGCAACATTCAGATGAAGGATATCGCGGCAGCCGTCAATCTGCATCCGGGTTATTTACATCGCATTTTTCGTCAGCACACGCAGCGGACACCGACCGACTACCTGACGATGCTTCGAATGGAGAAGGCTAAGATGCTGCTTCAGCAGACGAATATTCCGATTTCGGAAATCTCTGACTATGTTGGAGTAGGCAGTCGTCAGTATTTTCATATGTTGTTCAAGAAATATACAGGTCGTACGCCGGTTGAATATCGTTCCTCCATGGAACGACATGTCAGCCAGTACCCACCGGATGAATAG
- a CDS encoding histidine phosphatase family protein, producing the protein MSTTFHLVRHGLKERRIGDVSLTYQGALQAEATALHFARAPFPVTKILTSPLRRARETASMIARHTHSHITEDFCLRERANWGDCPDQSFEQFIAMWDRCTSDPDYIPPVGDSAKQAGERLASLLTELVNKEPGNSENSNMIVVAHGGLITDFLVQSFTERELNVWHSDFIAMQNQLIPECSITTLIHDQGNYTIEDFASVKHLKS; encoded by the coding sequence ATGAGTACCACCTTTCATCTGGTGAGACATGGTCTCAAAGAACGACGAATCGGTGATGTCTCCCTCACTTACCAAGGAGCTCTACAAGCCGAGGCCACAGCACTTCATTTTGCCAGAGCACCCTTTCCCGTTACTAAAATCCTGACCAGCCCACTTCGACGAGCTCGAGAAACCGCAAGTATGATCGCCCGCCACACCCATTCCCATATAACCGAAGATTTTTGCCTGCGCGAACGTGCCAATTGGGGCGATTGCCCGGATCAGTCATTTGAACAATTCATTGCGATGTGGGATCGATGTACGTCTGACCCAGATTACATTCCACCCGTGGGAGACTCGGCCAAACAGGCTGGTGAACGTCTGGCCTCCCTCCTAACCGAATTGGTTAATAAAGAGCCTGGGAACAGCGAGAACAGTAACATGATTGTGGTTGCACATGGTGGACTCATTACTGATTTTCTGGTCCAAAGCTTTACCGAGCGCGAGCTTAACGTCTGGCATTCCGATTTCATAGCGATGCAGAACCAATTGATCCCCGAATGCTCCATCACCACATTGATCCATGATCAAGGAAACTACACCATTGAAGACTTTGCATCCGTTAAACATCTGAAGTCCTGA
- a CDS encoding rhamnogalacturonan lyase, which yields MPLAAKVISSALSVALLVGGTAGITGAEASNGSGATEASLQSHKGGSHVKEIQLEYLDRGLVAASTSEGVFLSWRLLGDEATGYSDKGLTGTDFNVYRDGKKIATVTDSTNYVDAAGKSSSRYEVAAVNKKGKESKRSASVKPWANGYVDIPLQKPADGVTPAGEAYTYSANDMSVGDVDGDGQYEFFVKWDPSNAKDVSQKGYTGKTYIDAYTLDGQLLYRIDLGVNIRAGAHYTQLLVYDFDGDGKAEMMFKTAPGTKIIKYNKKGKVTSEKYITLPKQDRKAGYSNEDDYRLSADGYYDHVVDMFKNWHKHDEVVKGNWPATLEEAFGIEKKYNYPLSQQDAESLADYFIDVYAVERSNRNELRKFEGFIVDGPEYVTVFEGKSGKELETIPYEPERHDDGLMWGDYAMARIEPGNRVDRFLAGVAYLDGKKPSAIFARGYYTRSTMVAYNWDGKKLKKEWKVDSGWTPMKNPFNDGPHGVDGTDPQYGSITTQGAHYFSVADVDCDGKQEIIYGSATIDHDGSVLYSSTDLMPAESAAPGTIARLGHGDALHVADIDPDRPGLEIFMVHEGGPWAPYGYSLRDAKTGEVIYGGYTGKDTGRGMVGDVDPTRRGLETWAVGLWTATGEKISDQAPGTNMNIRWAGDMTTQIVDGAIDVTPTIKDWNRGTLLTATGTLTNNHTKGTPSLVADIFGDWREEMLVRTTDSSAIRIYLSTEKTDRKLYTLMHDAMYRVGIAGQNSGYNQPSYPSFYMASDIDWSKVTLPKFYTPGKGGK from the coding sequence ATGCCGCTTGCAGCCAAGGTGATCTCTTCGGCACTCAGCGTAGCTTTGCTTGTTGGGGGAACAGCGGGGATTACCGGAGCAGAAGCTTCGAACGGTAGTGGGGCGACGGAGGCTAGCCTGCAATCACATAAGGGAGGCAGTCACGTGAAAGAGATTCAACTGGAATATCTGGATCGGGGTCTGGTGGCTGCTTCGACATCTGAAGGTGTGTTTCTCAGCTGGAGATTGCTTGGTGACGAGGCCACAGGATATAGCGACAAAGGGCTGACAGGTACGGACTTCAACGTCTATCGTGATGGCAAAAAGATCGCTACCGTCACGGACAGCACCAACTATGTAGATGCCGCGGGCAAATCTTCTTCCCGTTATGAAGTGGCAGCGGTGAACAAGAAGGGCAAGGAGAGTAAACGCAGTGCATCCGTCAAACCTTGGGCGAACGGCTACGTGGATATTCCACTGCAAAAACCCGCCGATGGTGTGACGCCTGCTGGAGAAGCTTATACGTATTCCGCCAATGACATGAGCGTAGGTGATGTAGACGGTGATGGCCAGTATGAGTTTTTCGTGAAGTGGGACCCTTCCAACGCCAAGGACGTATCGCAAAAAGGGTACACTGGTAAAACCTACATTGATGCGTACACCTTGGACGGTCAGCTGTTGTACCGGATCGATCTTGGGGTCAATATCCGTGCGGGTGCTCATTATACACAGCTGCTCGTTTATGATTTTGACGGGGATGGCAAGGCCGAGATGATGTTCAAGACCGCTCCGGGCACGAAGATTATCAAATATAACAAAAAAGGAAAAGTAACATCCGAGAAGTACATCACGCTTCCGAAGCAGGATCGCAAGGCAGGATACTCGAACGAAGATGATTATCGCTTAAGTGCGGATGGTTACTATGATCACGTGGTGGATATGTTCAAAAACTGGCATAAACACGACGAGGTTGTGAAGGGGAACTGGCCTGCGACATTGGAAGAGGCTTTTGGAATCGAGAAAAAATATAATTACCCATTATCTCAGCAGGATGCCGAAAGTCTGGCCGACTACTTCATTGATGTATATGCGGTAGAACGCAGTAATCGAAATGAGCTGCGCAAGTTCGAAGGTTTTATCGTGGATGGACCGGAGTATGTTACGGTATTTGAAGGCAAATCAGGCAAAGAGCTGGAGACCATTCCATATGAACCCGAGCGTCATGACGATGGCCTGATGTGGGGCGATTATGCCATGGCACGAATTGAACCGGGGAATCGGGTGGACCGTTTCCTGGCAGGCGTAGCGTATTTGGATGGCAAGAAACCGTCTGCTATATTTGCACGCGGATACTATACACGTTCGACGATGGTTGCCTACAATTGGGATGGCAAGAAGCTGAAAAAGGAATGGAAAGTGGACAGCGGCTGGACACCAATGAAGAACCCATTCAATGACGGACCGCACGGTGTGGATGGTACAGATCCGCAGTATGGCTCCATCACAACTCAGGGAGCGCACTATTTCAGTGTGGCGGATGTGGATTGTGACGGCAAACAGGAGATCATCTATGGCTCCGCTACGATTGATCATGATGGAAGTGTGTTGTACAGCTCCACAGACCTGATGCCTGCCGAAAGTGCTGCACCGGGAACCATTGCCCGACTGGGTCATGGCGACGCACTTCATGTGGCAGATATCGACCCGGATCGTCCGGGACTGGAGATTTTCATGGTTCACGAGGGTGGTCCGTGGGCTCCGTACGGCTATTCCCTGCGTGATGCGAAGACCGGAGAAGTGATCTATGGTGGGTACACGGGGAAAGATACCGGACGCGGCATGGTGGGTGATGTCGATCCGACTCGTCGTGGACTTGAGACATGGGCTGTAGGATTATGGACAGCTACGGGTGAGAAAATCAGCGATCAAGCACCGGGAACCAATATGAATATCCGTTGGGCTGGTGATATGACGACACAGATCGTAGATGGTGCAATTGATGTTACACCAACCATCAAGGATTGGAATCGTGGCACATTGCTGACGGCAACAGGCACCCTGACCAACAATCACACCAAAGGTACGCCTTCTCTTGTAGCTGATATCTTCGGGGATTGGCGGGAAGAGATGCTGGTGAGAACGACGGACAGTTCAGCGATCCGCATCTATCTGAGTACCGAGAAAACGGACCGCAAGCTGTACACGCTGATGCATGATGCGATGTATCGTGTGGGCATTGCAGGACAGAACAGTGGATACAACCAGCCTTCCTATCCGTCCTTCTACATGGCATCGGATATCGACTGGTCAAAAGTAACGCTGCCTAAGTTCTACACGCCAGGTAAGGGTGGAAAGTAA
- a CDS encoding permease prefix domain 1-containing protein: MRLEVRITRHINRLFAHAQDTLDNRELKEEIHSNLAARIDDYISQGMSEEKAFHTAIQHIAGMDQVMSDHRKVERVPYWTSLLQSTLIYSLIAWIIAIPMRVLMQGSAINNLLMIVSLIVGGTYVVYMLINRGNDPVCSVKTTVIRFPTLMQWNRRIWWLWAAFILVLWGTQAALRFGSNIWFNRPIQVDGPYQFAVIVIAFAIPLLSIIIPLVVHRAYRIVSKYEVSDVL; encoded by the coding sequence ATGAGATTGGAAGTTCGCATCACTCGTCATATCAATCGTTTGTTCGCTCATGCACAAGATACATTGGACAATCGGGAATTAAAAGAAGAGATTCACAGCAATCTGGCTGCACGGATTGACGATTATATATCGCAGGGGATGAGCGAAGAGAAGGCGTTCCACACAGCCATTCAGCATATCGCTGGTATGGATCAGGTGATGAGTGACCATCGAAAGGTGGAACGGGTACCTTACTGGACATCATTGTTACAGTCTACCTTGATTTATAGCCTTATAGCTTGGATCATTGCTATTCCAATGAGAGTGCTTATGCAGGGCTCCGCCATAAACAACCTGCTTATGATCGTGAGTCTTATTGTTGGTGGGACGTATGTAGTGTATATGTTGATTAACAGGGGGAACGATCCAGTATGTTCGGTGAAAACCACGGTTATTCGATTCCCTACCTTAATGCAGTGGAATCGCAGAATATGGTGGTTGTGGGCGGCGTTTATACTCGTGTTGTGGGGAACGCAGGCGGCGTTGCGATTCGGAAGTAATATCTGGTTTAATCGCCCTATTCAGGTGGATGGACCCTACCAGTTTGCTGTGATCGTCATTGCCTTTGCCATCCCGTTACTGAGTATTATTATTCCTTTGGTTGTGCATCGGGCGTATCGGATCGTTAGCAAGTATGAAGTGAGTGATGTGTTATGA
- a CDS encoding YafY family protein: MKLERMLAIVILLLQRSKVRGKDLAEMFEVSLRTIYRDIESIHAAGIPITTSSGVGGGIGIMEQYKLNAGLFTTHDMIAILNGLGIMQSTFSGKEVSHALVKLKSIVPEEEFQAMNVKKNQMMVDFTSWIGADDSDNVINSIKIALEKMYTVTFSYYNRQGTEQLEGVEPQRMVFKASHWYVQAYLPQTQNYRLFKLRKMYSVTIEDTPFNHRPLPHPFSEFTNQMRAKTFSIQLLIKASALNRMLDYCTMNNITYLGEERYQVSLPFIDDDYGYGILMSFGDSLRCLEPEHVRLELIQRMNKATQQYTDTQKKL, from the coding sequence ATGAAATTGGAACGCATGCTCGCTATTGTCATACTGCTTCTACAACGTAGCAAGGTTCGCGGTAAGGATCTCGCCGAAATGTTCGAGGTTTCGCTAAGGACCATATATCGGGATATCGAATCCATTCATGCTGCCGGAATTCCCATTACGACGAGCTCTGGTGTCGGTGGGGGCATTGGCATTATGGAACAATACAAGCTGAATGCAGGGTTATTTACGACTCATGATATGATTGCCATCCTGAATGGACTTGGAATCATGCAGAGTACCTTCTCGGGTAAGGAAGTATCCCATGCATTGGTGAAGTTGAAAAGCATTGTTCCCGAAGAAGAATTCCAAGCGATGAACGTGAAAAAAAATCAAATGATGGTTGACTTTACATCCTGGATAGGAGCTGATGACTCCGATAACGTTATTAATTCAATCAAGATAGCCTTGGAAAAAATGTATACTGTCACTTTTTCTTATTACAACCGCCAAGGAACTGAGCAGCTTGAAGGTGTGGAGCCTCAACGAATGGTTTTTAAGGCAAGCCATTGGTATGTGCAAGCCTATCTGCCTCAAACACAGAATTACAGGCTGTTCAAGTTACGCAAAATGTATTCGGTAACGATCGAAGACACTCCTTTTAATCATCGTCCGTTGCCACATCCCTTCTCTGAATTTACCAATCAGATGCGTGCCAAAACTTTTTCAATTCAGCTACTTATCAAAGCTTCCGCTCTAAATCGCATGCTGGATTATTGCACGATGAACAATATAACTTACCTCGGCGAGGAACGATATCAAGTAAGTCTTCCTTTTATAGACGATGATTACGGCTACGGCATACTAATGAGTTTTGGGGATAGCCTACGTTGCCTGGAACCCGAACATGTTCGTCTGGAATTAATCCAACGAATGAATAAGGCAACGCAGCAGTATACGGACACGCAAAAAAAGCTCTGA